Proteins encoded together in one Phyllostomus discolor isolate MPI-MPIP mPhyDis1 chromosome 6, mPhyDis1.pri.v3, whole genome shotgun sequence window:
- the ARID5A gene encoding AT-rich interactive domain-containing protein 5A isoform X2, with protein MGKRKQSEGGDPLDPPVSPQPDGEQSRSQSPIQLEDSPEAGGELEEEQEREEEQAFLVSLYKFMKERHTPIERLPHLGFKQINLWKIYKAVEKLGAYEMVTGRRLWKNVYDELGGSPGSTSAATCTRRHYERLVLPYVRHLKGEDDKPLPPSKPRKQYKMAKEPRGDDGATERPKKAKEEKPVGQMMPGKNKMDVVDLVRPPSQEHPQDGTEQPGPALGSSLPFVGVSGCPEAYKRLLSNFYCKGTHGIMSPLAKKKLLAQVSRAEALRCQEESCCHGAGSPDGEPQVSPAARPPESPRSPGGPPENHRHRLAPQEGPQASGGSLREEAQEGPHPPAPIFTGCFHAYPTKVLKPISQHPRDFFPHLKDGVLLGSPGKEEGLPVREPSLVWGGDVNRPSAFHKGDSRKGSLYPKPKACWVSPMAKVPAESPMPLPTFPGSPGLSKRGQEEEGFAPGGKKLRAVSPFLKEVDAKECGVKPMGPGLAVSCLLSPALGPALPDAYRGTMLRCPLNFTSTPDPLKGQATLPFSPLVIPAFPAHFLATTAPPPMATGLMHFPPASFDSALRHRLCPASSAWHMPPATTYAAPHFSFHLNTKL; from the exons GACTCCCCTGAGGCAGGTGGGGaactggaggaggagcaggagcgaGAGGAGGAGCAGGCCTTCCTGGTCAGCCTCTACAAGTTCATGAAGGAGCGACACACACCTATTGAGAGGCTGCCTCATCTCGGCTTCAAGCAGA TTAACCTGTGGAAGATCTACAAGGCAGTGGAGAAGCTGGGGGCCTATGAGATG GTGACCGGCCGCCGTCTCTGGAAGAACGTGTATGACGAGCTGGGGGGCAGCCCAGGCAGCACCAGTGCGGCCACGTGCACGCGCCGCCACTATGAGAG GCTTGTCCTTCCATACGTGCGGCACCTGAAGGGAGAGGATGACAAGCCACTGCCTCCCTCCAAGCCCAGGAAGCAATACAAAATGGCCAAGGAGCCTCGGGGGGATGATGGGGCCACTGAGAGGCCGAAGAAGGCCAAGGAGGAGAAACCGGTGGGCCAG ATGATGCCAGGAAAGAACAAGATGGACGTGGTCGATCTGGTGAGGCCCCCCAGCCAAGAGCACCCCCAGGATGGCACTGAACAGCCAGGCCCAGCTCTTGGGTCCTCTCTACCCTTCGTGGGTGTCAGCGGCTGCCCTGAGGCCTACAAGCGGCTCCTGTCCAACTTTTACTGCAAAGGGACCCATGGGATCATGTCGCCACTGGCCAAAAAGAAGCTCCTGGCTCAGGTGAGCCGGGCAGAAGCCTTGCGGTGCCAGGAGGAGAGCTGCTGCCACGGGGCAGGCAGCCCTGATGGGGAGCCCCAGGTGTCCCCAGCTGCTCGCCCCCCAGAGAGTCCCCGGAGCCCAGGAGGGCCACCTGAGAACCACAGGCACCGGCTGGCCCCTCAGGAGGGACCACAGGCTTCTGGTGGCAGCCTCAGGGAGGAGGCTCAGGAgggcccccacccaccagcccccaTCTTCACTGGCTGTTTCCATGCCTATCCCACCAAGGTTCTGAAGCCCATCAGCCAGCACCCCCGGGACTTCTTTCCCCATCTCAAAGATGGGGTGCTCTTGGGGTCCCCTGGCAAAGAGGAGGGGCTGCCGGTGAGAGAGCCATCGTTGGTATGGGGTGGGGATGTCAACCGTCCCTCTGCATTCCACAAAGGTGACTCCAGAAAAGGCAGCCTCTATCCCAAGCCCAAAGCCTGCTGGGTGTCCCCCATGGCCAAGGTTCCTGCTGAGAGCCCCAtgccccttcccaccttccccggCAGCCCAGGCCTCAGCAAGCGCGGCCAGGAGGAAGAGGGCTTTGCTCCTGGTGGCAAAAAACTGCGGGCAGTGTCTCCCTTTCTCAAGGAGGTGGATGCCAAGGAGTGTGGGGTCAAGCCCATGGGGCCGGGCTTGGCTGTCTCCTGCCTGCTGAGTCCAGCCCTGGGGCCTGCCCTCCCAGATGCCTACAGGGGCACCATGCTGCGCTGCCCACTGAACTTCACCAGCACCCCGGACCCCTTAAAAGGCCAGGCTACGCTCCCCTTCAGCCCCCTGGTCATCCCAGCCTTCCCAGCTCACTTCCTGGCCACTACAGCACCCCCACCTATGGCCACTGGCCTTATGCACTTTCCTCCAGCATCCTTCGACAGTGCCCTCCGCCACAGACTTTGCCCAGCTTCGTCTGCATGGCACATGCCACCTGCCACAACCTATGCAGCACCCCACTTCTCTTTCCACCTTAACACCAAGCTATAG
- the ARID5A gene encoding AT-rich interactive domain-containing protein 5A isoform X1, with protein sequence MMTCLLERKRKQSEGGDPLDPPVSPQPDGEQSRSQSPIQLEDSPEAGGELEEEQEREEEQAFLVSLYKFMKERHTPIERLPHLGFKQINLWKIYKAVEKLGAYEMVTGRRLWKNVYDELGGSPGSTSAATCTRRHYERLVLPYVRHLKGEDDKPLPPSKPRKQYKMAKEPRGDDGATERPKKAKEEKPVGQMMPGKNKMDVVDLVRPPSQEHPQDGTEQPGPALGSSLPFVGVSGCPEAYKRLLSNFYCKGTHGIMSPLAKKKLLAQVSRAEALRCQEESCCHGAGSPDGEPQVSPAARPPESPRSPGGPPENHRHRLAPQEGPQASGGSLREEAQEGPHPPAPIFTGCFHAYPTKVLKPISQHPRDFFPHLKDGVLLGSPGKEEGLPVREPSLVWGGDVNRPSAFHKGDSRKGSLYPKPKACWVSPMAKVPAESPMPLPTFPGSPGLSKRGQEEEGFAPGGKKLRAVSPFLKEVDAKECGVKPMGPGLAVSCLLSPALGPALPDAYRGTMLRCPLNFTSTPDPLKGQATLPFSPLVIPAFPAHFLATTAPPPMATGLMHFPPASFDSALRHRLCPASSAWHMPPATTYAAPHFSFHLNTKL encoded by the exons GACTCCCCTGAGGCAGGTGGGGaactggaggaggagcaggagcgaGAGGAGGAGCAGGCCTTCCTGGTCAGCCTCTACAAGTTCATGAAGGAGCGACACACACCTATTGAGAGGCTGCCTCATCTCGGCTTCAAGCAGA TTAACCTGTGGAAGATCTACAAGGCAGTGGAGAAGCTGGGGGCCTATGAGATG GTGACCGGCCGCCGTCTCTGGAAGAACGTGTATGACGAGCTGGGGGGCAGCCCAGGCAGCACCAGTGCGGCCACGTGCACGCGCCGCCACTATGAGAG GCTTGTCCTTCCATACGTGCGGCACCTGAAGGGAGAGGATGACAAGCCACTGCCTCCCTCCAAGCCCAGGAAGCAATACAAAATGGCCAAGGAGCCTCGGGGGGATGATGGGGCCACTGAGAGGCCGAAGAAGGCCAAGGAGGAGAAACCGGTGGGCCAG ATGATGCCAGGAAAGAACAAGATGGACGTGGTCGATCTGGTGAGGCCCCCCAGCCAAGAGCACCCCCAGGATGGCACTGAACAGCCAGGCCCAGCTCTTGGGTCCTCTCTACCCTTCGTGGGTGTCAGCGGCTGCCCTGAGGCCTACAAGCGGCTCCTGTCCAACTTTTACTGCAAAGGGACCCATGGGATCATGTCGCCACTGGCCAAAAAGAAGCTCCTGGCTCAGGTGAGCCGGGCAGAAGCCTTGCGGTGCCAGGAGGAGAGCTGCTGCCACGGGGCAGGCAGCCCTGATGGGGAGCCCCAGGTGTCCCCAGCTGCTCGCCCCCCAGAGAGTCCCCGGAGCCCAGGAGGGCCACCTGAGAACCACAGGCACCGGCTGGCCCCTCAGGAGGGACCACAGGCTTCTGGTGGCAGCCTCAGGGAGGAGGCTCAGGAgggcccccacccaccagcccccaTCTTCACTGGCTGTTTCCATGCCTATCCCACCAAGGTTCTGAAGCCCATCAGCCAGCACCCCCGGGACTTCTTTCCCCATCTCAAAGATGGGGTGCTCTTGGGGTCCCCTGGCAAAGAGGAGGGGCTGCCGGTGAGAGAGCCATCGTTGGTATGGGGTGGGGATGTCAACCGTCCCTCTGCATTCCACAAAGGTGACTCCAGAAAAGGCAGCCTCTATCCCAAGCCCAAAGCCTGCTGGGTGTCCCCCATGGCCAAGGTTCCTGCTGAGAGCCCCAtgccccttcccaccttccccggCAGCCCAGGCCTCAGCAAGCGCGGCCAGGAGGAAGAGGGCTTTGCTCCTGGTGGCAAAAAACTGCGGGCAGTGTCTCCCTTTCTCAAGGAGGTGGATGCCAAGGAGTGTGGGGTCAAGCCCATGGGGCCGGGCTTGGCTGTCTCCTGCCTGCTGAGTCCAGCCCTGGGGCCTGCCCTCCCAGATGCCTACAGGGGCACCATGCTGCGCTGCCCACTGAACTTCACCAGCACCCCGGACCCCTTAAAAGGCCAGGCTACGCTCCCCTTCAGCCCCCTGGTCATCCCAGCCTTCCCAGCTCACTTCCTGGCCACTACAGCACCCCCACCTATGGCCACTGGCCTTATGCACTTTCCTCCAGCATCCTTCGACAGTGCCCTCCGCCACAGACTTTGCCCAGCTTCGTCTGCATGGCACATGCCACCTGCCACAACCTATGCAGCACCCCACTTCTCTTTCCACCTTAACACCAAGCTATAG
- the ARID5A gene encoding AT-rich interactive domain-containing protein 5A isoform X3: MKERHTPIERLPHLGFKQINLWKIYKAVEKLGAYEMVTGRRLWKNVYDELGGSPGSTSAATCTRRHYERLVLPYVRHLKGEDDKPLPPSKPRKQYKMAKEPRGDDGATERPKKAKEEKPVGQMMPGKNKMDVVDLVRPPSQEHPQDGTEQPGPALGSSLPFVGVSGCPEAYKRLLSNFYCKGTHGIMSPLAKKKLLAQVSRAEALRCQEESCCHGAGSPDGEPQVSPAARPPESPRSPGGPPENHRHRLAPQEGPQASGGSLREEAQEGPHPPAPIFTGCFHAYPTKVLKPISQHPRDFFPHLKDGVLLGSPGKEEGLPVREPSLVWGGDVNRPSAFHKGDSRKGSLYPKPKACWVSPMAKVPAESPMPLPTFPGSPGLSKRGQEEEGFAPGGKKLRAVSPFLKEVDAKECGVKPMGPGLAVSCLLSPALGPALPDAYRGTMLRCPLNFTSTPDPLKGQATLPFSPLVIPAFPAHFLATTAPPPMATGLMHFPPASFDSALRHRLCPASSAWHMPPATTYAAPHFSFHLNTKL, encoded by the exons ATGAAGGAGCGACACACACCTATTGAGAGGCTGCCTCATCTCGGCTTCAAGCAGA TTAACCTGTGGAAGATCTACAAGGCAGTGGAGAAGCTGGGGGCCTATGAGATG GTGACCGGCCGCCGTCTCTGGAAGAACGTGTATGACGAGCTGGGGGGCAGCCCAGGCAGCACCAGTGCGGCCACGTGCACGCGCCGCCACTATGAGAG GCTTGTCCTTCCATACGTGCGGCACCTGAAGGGAGAGGATGACAAGCCACTGCCTCCCTCCAAGCCCAGGAAGCAATACAAAATGGCCAAGGAGCCTCGGGGGGATGATGGGGCCACTGAGAGGCCGAAGAAGGCCAAGGAGGAGAAACCGGTGGGCCAG ATGATGCCAGGAAAGAACAAGATGGACGTGGTCGATCTGGTGAGGCCCCCCAGCCAAGAGCACCCCCAGGATGGCACTGAACAGCCAGGCCCAGCTCTTGGGTCCTCTCTACCCTTCGTGGGTGTCAGCGGCTGCCCTGAGGCCTACAAGCGGCTCCTGTCCAACTTTTACTGCAAAGGGACCCATGGGATCATGTCGCCACTGGCCAAAAAGAAGCTCCTGGCTCAGGTGAGCCGGGCAGAAGCCTTGCGGTGCCAGGAGGAGAGCTGCTGCCACGGGGCAGGCAGCCCTGATGGGGAGCCCCAGGTGTCCCCAGCTGCTCGCCCCCCAGAGAGTCCCCGGAGCCCAGGAGGGCCACCTGAGAACCACAGGCACCGGCTGGCCCCTCAGGAGGGACCACAGGCTTCTGGTGGCAGCCTCAGGGAGGAGGCTCAGGAgggcccccacccaccagcccccaTCTTCACTGGCTGTTTCCATGCCTATCCCACCAAGGTTCTGAAGCCCATCAGCCAGCACCCCCGGGACTTCTTTCCCCATCTCAAAGATGGGGTGCTCTTGGGGTCCCCTGGCAAAGAGGAGGGGCTGCCGGTGAGAGAGCCATCGTTGGTATGGGGTGGGGATGTCAACCGTCCCTCTGCATTCCACAAAGGTGACTCCAGAAAAGGCAGCCTCTATCCCAAGCCCAAAGCCTGCTGGGTGTCCCCCATGGCCAAGGTTCCTGCTGAGAGCCCCAtgccccttcccaccttccccggCAGCCCAGGCCTCAGCAAGCGCGGCCAGGAGGAAGAGGGCTTTGCTCCTGGTGGCAAAAAACTGCGGGCAGTGTCTCCCTTTCTCAAGGAGGTGGATGCCAAGGAGTGTGGGGTCAAGCCCATGGGGCCGGGCTTGGCTGTCTCCTGCCTGCTGAGTCCAGCCCTGGGGCCTGCCCTCCCAGATGCCTACAGGGGCACCATGCTGCGCTGCCCACTGAACTTCACCAGCACCCCGGACCCCTTAAAAGGCCAGGCTACGCTCCCCTTCAGCCCCCTGGTCATCCCAGCCTTCCCAGCTCACTTCCTGGCCACTACAGCACCCCCACCTATGGCCACTGGCCTTATGCACTTTCCTCCAGCATCCTTCGACAGTGCCCTCCGCCACAGACTTTGCCCAGCTTCGTCTGCATGGCACATGCCACCTGCCACAACCTATGCAGCACCCCACTTCTCTTTCCACCTTAACACCAAGCTATAG
- the ARID5A gene encoding AT-rich interactive domain-containing protein 5A isoform X4 codes for MRWLVLPYVRHLKGEDDKPLPPSKPRKQYKMAKEPRGDDGATERPKKAKEEKPVGQMMPGKNKMDVVDLVRPPSQEHPQDGTEQPGPALGSSLPFVGVSGCPEAYKRLLSNFYCKGTHGIMSPLAKKKLLAQVSRAEALRCQEESCCHGAGSPDGEPQVSPAARPPESPRSPGGPPENHRHRLAPQEGPQASGGSLREEAQEGPHPPAPIFTGCFHAYPTKVLKPISQHPRDFFPHLKDGVLLGSPGKEEGLPVREPSLVWGGDVNRPSAFHKGDSRKGSLYPKPKACWVSPMAKVPAESPMPLPTFPGSPGLSKRGQEEEGFAPGGKKLRAVSPFLKEVDAKECGVKPMGPGLAVSCLLSPALGPALPDAYRGTMLRCPLNFTSTPDPLKGQATLPFSPLVIPAFPAHFLATTAPPPMATGLMHFPPASFDSALRHRLCPASSAWHMPPATTYAAPHFSFHLNTKL; via the exons ATGAGATG GCTTGTCCTTCCATACGTGCGGCACCTGAAGGGAGAGGATGACAAGCCACTGCCTCCCTCCAAGCCCAGGAAGCAATACAAAATGGCCAAGGAGCCTCGGGGGGATGATGGGGCCACTGAGAGGCCGAAGAAGGCCAAGGAGGAGAAACCGGTGGGCCAG ATGATGCCAGGAAAGAACAAGATGGACGTGGTCGATCTGGTGAGGCCCCCCAGCCAAGAGCACCCCCAGGATGGCACTGAACAGCCAGGCCCAGCTCTTGGGTCCTCTCTACCCTTCGTGGGTGTCAGCGGCTGCCCTGAGGCCTACAAGCGGCTCCTGTCCAACTTTTACTGCAAAGGGACCCATGGGATCATGTCGCCACTGGCCAAAAAGAAGCTCCTGGCTCAGGTGAGCCGGGCAGAAGCCTTGCGGTGCCAGGAGGAGAGCTGCTGCCACGGGGCAGGCAGCCCTGATGGGGAGCCCCAGGTGTCCCCAGCTGCTCGCCCCCCAGAGAGTCCCCGGAGCCCAGGAGGGCCACCTGAGAACCACAGGCACCGGCTGGCCCCTCAGGAGGGACCACAGGCTTCTGGTGGCAGCCTCAGGGAGGAGGCTCAGGAgggcccccacccaccagcccccaTCTTCACTGGCTGTTTCCATGCCTATCCCACCAAGGTTCTGAAGCCCATCAGCCAGCACCCCCGGGACTTCTTTCCCCATCTCAAAGATGGGGTGCTCTTGGGGTCCCCTGGCAAAGAGGAGGGGCTGCCGGTGAGAGAGCCATCGTTGGTATGGGGTGGGGATGTCAACCGTCCCTCTGCATTCCACAAAGGTGACTCCAGAAAAGGCAGCCTCTATCCCAAGCCCAAAGCCTGCTGGGTGTCCCCCATGGCCAAGGTTCCTGCTGAGAGCCCCAtgccccttcccaccttccccggCAGCCCAGGCCTCAGCAAGCGCGGCCAGGAGGAAGAGGGCTTTGCTCCTGGTGGCAAAAAACTGCGGGCAGTGTCTCCCTTTCTCAAGGAGGTGGATGCCAAGGAGTGTGGGGTCAAGCCCATGGGGCCGGGCTTGGCTGTCTCCTGCCTGCTGAGTCCAGCCCTGGGGCCTGCCCTCCCAGATGCCTACAGGGGCACCATGCTGCGCTGCCCACTGAACTTCACCAGCACCCCGGACCCCTTAAAAGGCCAGGCTACGCTCCCCTTCAGCCCCCTGGTCATCCCAGCCTTCCCAGCTCACTTCCTGGCCACTACAGCACCCCCACCTATGGCCACTGGCCTTATGCACTTTCCTCCAGCATCCTTCGACAGTGCCCTCCGCCACAGACTTTGCCCAGCTTCGTCTGCATGGCACATGCCACCTGCCACAACCTATGCAGCACCCCACTTCTCTTTCCACCTTAACACCAAGCTATAG